Sequence from the Sinorhizobium meliloti genome:
GTTGGCGGGGCTTAGCCGCGCTGGCGCATGGCGGCCGGCAGTGTTCGGGTTTAAACTGACGTTGGTAGCTTTGCCCCCCTCGCAGGCGGCCGGGAGGCTCGTCACCGGCCCGCGGCCCTTGACGGGCCTCGCCATTGATCCACATCAATGGAAATGGGACTGGGACATGGACGATACCGAAGCGAAAAGCGCCGGCACAATGCGCCGCTACTAATCTTTTGGACGTTGCGGCACAGCTTGCCGGCCTCGCCGAGGACCTCAAAGCTCTAGCAGCTAGGCGGATCGAGCCCATACCGACGTTGGCCGAGCCAGACGATCAGCCTTGAGCGAGCGGTGCAGAGCCAGAATAACGGGTCGGTCTGTTCTTAGACGCGAAAGGGCCCCTTCTCTCTCGACGAAAGAAGAGGCCCAGCGTCTGAGCGTTCGAGTTCACAGACACTTCCATTTACGTGCTGAGCGCGGTTGATGCAATCAAAGATGCCCGCGCCGGGGCACGGTTTTATCCATCTGGTTTTTCCCTTGTTAAGGTGAATGTTGAAGTCAGTTGAGTCGCGCCCTTGAGGTGCATTCTGTGAAGGCATGAAGCACCAGCCAGACAACACCTGGGTACACTCAACGATGATTTCATAGACCAGATGCCACTCGCAGAACAGCTCGTGCCCGAGGGCGTTACAGGGCCGGCCCTGCTAGTCGGGCAGCTGGCGTGAATCTGGCACTGTCCGCTCCTCCCCCGACGCACGCTACGAGCGATGCGAGCCGTTTGAAGGCCGCCGTCACGTACGTCAGCTTGTCCCCCGCGCGCGCCGGCGTCATCGTTGCTTTCCCCGGCGAAGGACGTGTTTGGTCCGCCGGTCCAGGCAGCGGCAAGGGCGAGAGCCGTGGCGCTGGCAGCGTGCGGCTTTGCCCTGATTATCGACACGAGCGCGCCGGCAGACAACGAAGCCAGGGCGCGTGTTCTCCGGGTGTCATCACCGGAATTGGCTTCATTGGCGGTGGGGCTATCGTCAAGCAGGGCAGCAGCGTCAAAGGTCTGGTGACCGCCGCCGGCATCTGGAATGCAGGCGCCATTGGGGTGGCGGTCGGACTCGGTGCCGCAAACATTGCAATCATTCTCGGCCTGACCAACCTCTTCGGACTAGTGGCTGCTGAGCACGCTCGGCGTTCACCGTCGCGAAGATGACAATGGGAATTCGCCCTCTCTAACGAACGGGCACACTGACGCATGGCAAGCATGACTGACGCTCCGCACGCCGCTCTTCACGAGCGCCGAACGGCAGTTCGATCAGCATGGACGAAACTCCGTGATCTGCAACGCGCGTGCAGGGCAAACGACGCGATGCCGCCGCCAGGTTTTGTTTTGTGGTTATTCCCATATGATCGCGCGTTCATTCGTTCCTCCCTCCGGGTTACGAAATGCAACCATAATTGGTCGCCTCTTGCATATTCCCTTTCACCGGGTGGCGGCGTAAGTTACGGGAACCCACAATGACGCCGGCCACAATCTTGATTGTGGCCATAGGGGCGGGACATGGTACACGCAGACCAACAGGGCGTCCCGGTCGACCCCGCAACTGCTCTACCCACCGAGGCGGAAGTTCTTGCGCAACTTGATCGAATCCGATTCAGCACCGAATTCGATGCGCCGGAACGAGCCCGCCAATTCCTGGCCTATGTCGTCGGGGAGACGATTGCAGGCCGTGCCGATCGTATAAAGGCCTATTCAATAGCAACCGAAGTCTTCGGTCGAGATTCTTCCTTCGACGCTCAAACGGATCCGGCCGTGCGGATTGAAGCTGCCCGTATTCGACGCGCGCTCGAACGCTACTATCTGGTCGAGGGCCACAACGACCCGCTCATAATAAACATGCCGAAAGGCGCCTACGTACCGACGTTCGAAAGGCGCATCAAAGTGCATACTGAACCTGACCCCGGCCTCTTCGTGAGCGTCAGACGCAATTCGCCCTTCGGGAGCTCTCGGCAGCCATGGGCGTGGGTCGCGATCGCGGCGCTTGCCTTTGCCCTTGGTAGTCTGGCGGCAAACGCCCTGCTTCGTTCTATTACCCCGGCGGAGAGCGAGGATATGGCCGGATTCCGGCCAAACATCCCGAAACTCGCTGTGATGCCCTTTGAGGATCTTACCGGAACACCGCACTCGGCGATGATAACACGAGGGTTCACGGACGAGGTCGTCGACAAAATTGCCAGATTCAAGGAGATCATTGTCGTCAGCCGAGAAAAACTCGATGGCTCACCTGATCAGGCCGACGCCCCGGCTTATGCGCTGGAGGGGCGGGTTCGGCTCGACGGCGAAAAGCTTCGACTTGCAATAAGACTCGTACAGCGGTCCGACGGGTCGGTGGTGTGGGCGAACAACTATGACGAAAGTCTTGCGACGCATAAGATTATCGCGTTGCAGGAAAAAGCCGCCGCCGCCGTGGCGACTGCTGTGGCACAACCCTATGGCGTCGTTTTCCAGGCGAACGCCGTGCGATTTACGCGCTCGGTTCCCGACGATTGGGAAGCATATGCGTGCACCTTGGCCTATTACGGCTATCGCAGCAACTTGAGCCCGCTAACGCATTCGTCGGTTCAAGAATGCCTGCAGCAAGCGACCCGACAGTTTCCAAACTACGCGACGGCTTGGGCACTTTTGTCGATGACCTATATCGACGAGCTCCGTTTCCAGTATCGTCTCGAGCGATCATCTCCGATTTCGCTGGAACACGCGGTCGCGGCAGCGGCGCGCGCCGTAGAACTGGATTCCCAGGACGTCCGTGCCCTGCAGGCGGAGATGCTCACCTTGTTCTTCCGTGGCGAAGTCGACGCGGCCTTGGCTGTCGGCGCGCGCGCCTTCGCGATCAATCCCAACGACACTGAACTTGCCGGTGAGTATGGTTTCCGGCGCGCCCTTTCCGGTCAATGGCGTTCAGGCTGCGAACTTGTATCGCAAACTGTGGAGCGGAACCCCGGCCCGGTGGGATACTTCGAGGCGGCCTTGGCCATCTGCTCCTACATCGAGAGCGATTACGTGGCCGCCGAGCGATGGGCGCGCTTGGCTGACCTTCGCGCCAATCCCATTTACCGGGTCATATTGCTTGCCATTCTTGGGAAACTCGGCAAAGAGGAGCAAGCAAAGGAGGAACAGAATTGGTTGGAAACAAACGTTCCGGGCTTCCTCGAAAACATCCGAAAGGAGATCGCCTTGCGGATTCGTCGTCCTGAAGACCAGCAGCATTTCATCGAAGGTTTGCGCGAGGCGGGTGTAACGATTCCGGAAGGTGGAGCGTAGTAATCTTCCCGAGAGAGTCATCTTGTCGATCACCCAGTCGCGGCTGGTGGCGTTCCTTCCAGGGAATCAGGCGACGTTCAACATCACCAGCCTGCCATGACCGCCTCTTTCAGTGAATTTGCAGAACCTTCGGCACACTACCCAACATGGACGATGAGGAGCGCCGAAGAGACCTACGCTCCTCGAGCGAGTCCCTAAAAGGCGGCTCTGGTACCGATTTAGTCGCTGTAAGCACCGATTCAAGGGGGGTATTTCACCCCTTTATATCGTAGCCGGCGCGCCCTGTTGCGCGCGCTTCCCCTAGGGGCAAACCGCCGCTCACTATGCACTGAGGCTGCCCGCTGCCTGATGGCGAGGTCGCCATATATTCGCCCCAAAGAGAGACCAGTATTCCGGCAGTATTGGATAGATACTATTCCTTCCTGTTGAGTAACGCTTGGGGCGCCCGGAGTTCTTCTCCGATCGATAGCTGTCCCTAGCTGCCGTGATGGCGGAAGCCAGCGACGACCGCGTGCGTTCACGCGTCGAAATAAGTCGGTCTTTTACAATCTGACGGGAGAATCCTATGGCACGGCTACCTAGCATGGCAGCGGCAGCGCTTGCGCTTGCCTCTTCCTTCCCCTTGATCTGTGTAACGACAACCCCGGCCTCTGCACAGTCGTTGAGTGCGGGGGACGGCGGCGACATCAGCGCCAGCGACGTGCGCGACTTCCTGCGGGATGCCCTTCGCGCCCGCAGCGATAGGGGCGATCTGCTCCGGGACCTTGTCGCCGAGCGACAGGACCGTCGTGACGAGCTCTCAGATATTCTCGGAGACGGCGGCGATCCGATGGGCGACCGCGGCGACCGGCTCGAGCGGCTTCGGGACCTCCTTGCCGCGCGGCGGGACCGCCGCGATGACCTGATGGAACTGATCGGCGACCGCGGCGACCGGCGCGAGCGGCTCATGGACCTGATCGCCGCGCGGCGGGACCGCCGGGATGAGCTCATGGATCTGATCGGAGACCGCGACGATCAGGGTGGAGGCCGCGGTCTCCTGCGGCAACGACTGTTGGAGCGTCTTGCCGATGGTAATGACGAAAACTGCGTCTTTATTACCCGCAGCTTGCGGGCCGAGAACGGCGACTGGCTGGCCTTCGTTCGCAGGCGGGTGTGCCGGGACTAGGCCATGGTGCCGTTTTGATATGCGTATGACCGCATGATTTTTTCCGAAACTCGCGATGGGTAACGAAGCAGA
This genomic interval carries:
- a CDS encoding MgtC/SapB family protein, giving the protein MNLALSAPPPTHATSDASRLKAAVTYVSLSPARAGVIVAFPGEGRVWSAGPGSGKGESRGAGSVRLCPDYRHERAGRQRSQGACSPGVITGIGFIGGGAIVKQGSSVKGLVTAAGIWNAGAIGVAVGLGAANIAIILGLTNLFGLVAAEHARRSPSRR